The following proteins come from a genomic window of Trifolium pratense cultivar HEN17-A07 linkage group LG4, ARS_RC_1.1, whole genome shotgun sequence:
- the LOC123923355 gene encoding meiotic recombination protein SPO11-1 encodes MERKRMKSESQSENAILLTKIKEFTRSLLVNLINGNSPIILIDRFRNHCTLPDSNCFCGSDLPFGKEVLTLCKETHVHRLDVMLRVLLIVQKLLQENKHSSKRDIYYMHPSVFLDQSVVDRAINDICVLMQCSRHNLNVVSAGNGLVMGWIRFVEGKKIFDCISSPNTSHPIPVYVEDIKDIISVAHYILVVEKESVFQRLANDQFCNANCCIVISGRGYPDIPTRRFLRLLVDSLHIPAYCLVDCDPYGFDILTTYRFGSMQMAYDTKHLRVPEIHWLGAFPSDSERYFVPKQCLLPLTAEDKRKIEAMLHRCYLQREVPQWRLELKMMLQKGVKFEIEALSVHTLSFLTESYIPSKIHCKVKI; translated from the exons ATGGAGCGAAAGAGAATGAAATCGGAATCACAATCAGAGAACGCGATTCTACTCACCAAAATCAAAG AATTCACTCGAAGTTTACTCGTTAACCTAATCAACGGAAACTCACCGATTATTCTCATCGATCGATTCAGAAATCACTGTACTCTTCCAGATTCCAACTG TTTCTGTGGTTCCGATTTACCGTTCGGAAAGGAAGTTCTCACTCTTTGCAAGGAAACACATGTTCACAGATTAG atGTGATGTTGAGAGTTCTGCTGATTGTTCAGAAGCTTTTGCAAGAGAATAAACATAGTTCCAAGAGAGATATTTATTACATGCATCCATCTGTGTTTTTGG ACCAGTCAGTTGTAGACCGTGCTATTAATGATATATGTGTCCTTATGCAGTGCAGTCGCCATAACCTTAATGTG gtttCTGCCGGGAATGG GTTAGTTATGGGCTGGATAAGATTCGTTGAAGGAAAAAAGATATTTGACTGCATCAGTTCTCCCAACACT TCCCACCCTATTCCTGTTTATGTTGAAGACATTAAAG ATATCATAAGCGTTGCTCATTACATATTAGTTGTTGAGAAAGAATCAG TTTTCCAGAGATTAGCAAATGATCAGTTCTGCAACGCAAACTGTTGCATTGTCATCTCT GGAAGAGGCTACCCAGATATTCCTACAAGAAG GTTTTTGCGGCTTCTGGTTGATAGTTTGCACATACCTGCTTATTGCTTGGTAGATTGTGATCCCTATGGCTTTGATATTTTAACTACTTATAGATTTGGCTCAATG CAAATGGCTTATGACACAAAACATCTTCGTGTCCCAGAGATACACTGGCTTGGAGCATTTCCTTCAGATTCTGAGAGATACTTTGTTCCAAAGCAGTGCCTCCTTCCTTTGACTGCTGAAG acaaaagaaaaattgaagctATGTTGCATAGGTGCTACCTGCAAAGGGAGGTCCCACAATGGAG GTTGGAGCTCAAAATGATGTTGCAGAAAGGGGTGAAGTTTGAGATTGAAGCGCTATCTGTTCATACACTTTCATTCTTGACAGAGTCTTATATACCATCCAAAATTCACTGTAAAGTTAAAATATAG
- the LOC123920734 gene encoding cytochrome P450 71D10-like — protein MEEAQVEVRRVFDGKGENRERCQINGYEIPAKTRIVVNAWAIGRNPRYRIEADSFKPERFVNSLIDFKGTDFEYIPFGAGRRMCPGIAFAIPNVELPLAQLLYNFDWKLPNGMKNEELNMTESFGITAGRKYDLCLIPITRRT, from the exons ATGGAAGAAGCACAAGTTGAGGTAAGAAGAGTGTTTGATGGAAAGGG AGAAAATAGGGAGAGATGTCAAATCAATGGATATGAGATCCCAGCAAAGACTAGAATTGTTGTCAATGCTTGGGCAATTGGAAGAAATCCGAGGTATCGGATCGAAGCGGATAGTTTTAAACCTGAGAGGTTTGTTAATAGCCTAATTGATTTCAAAGGCACAGACTTTGAATACATACCATTTGGTGCTGGAAGGAGGATGTGTCCTGGCATTGCATTTGCCATACCCAACGTTGAGCTGCCTCTTGCTCAGTTACTTTACAATTTTGATTGGAAGCTTCCCAATggaatgaagaatgaagaacTCAATATGACCGAGTCATTTGGGATTACTGCAGGAAGAAAATATGATCTATGTTTGATTCCTATAACTCGTCGTACTTAA
- the LOC123923770 gene encoding pentatricopeptide repeat-containing protein At3g06920 isoform X2, whose product MKILSRLQVVKFRFFLKCDKIDPLSKRFSSSFSNGSSFSSSETDWNGKVKPFMDDGCQENAAKIDGMRKTVYDVCGVLENGSWGPAIEDALNSFDEMSQPEVIVGVMKRLKDVNVSFQYFRWVEGKTEQGNCAEVYNAFLMVMARTRNLEYLEQILEEMSVAGFGISNHVCIELVTSFVRSHKLKEAFGVIETMRKFKFRPAFSAYTTLIGALAEANIPDPMLTLFHQMQEIGYEANVHLFTTLVRVFAREGRIDAALSLLEEMKSNSFTADLVLYNVCIDCFGKVGKVDMAWKFFHEMKAQGLIPDDVTYTTLIGVLCKVGRLDEAIELFEELDQNRSVPCVYAYNTMIMGYGSAGKFDEAYSLLERQKRKGCIPSVIAYNCILTCLGRKGKIDEALKILEEMRQDAAPNLTTYNILIDMLCKAGELEAALKVQDTMKEAGLFPNIMTVNIMIDRLCKAQKLDEACSIFLGLDHKVCTPDSRTFCSLIDGLGRRGRVDDAYCLYEKMLDSDQIPNVVVYTSLIKNFFKCGRKEDGHKIYKEMVHRGCSPDLMLLNSYMDCVFKAGEVEKGRALFEEIRAQGLVPDVRSYSILIHGLVKAGFSKETYKLFYEMKEQGLHLDVLAYNTVIDGFCKSGKVDKAYQLLEEMKTKGLQPTVVTYGSVVDGLAKIDRLDEAYMLFEEAKSIGVDLNVVIYSSLIDGFGKVGRIDEAYLILEELMQKGLTPNTYTWNCLLDALVKAEEIDEAQVCFQNMKNQKCSPNGMTYSIMINGLCMIRKFNKAFVFWQEMQKKGLKPNTYTYTTMIVGLSRAGNVMEARGLFDRFKASGGIPDSACYNAMIEGLSCANKAMDAYTVFEETRLRGCRVNSKTCVVLLDALHKADCLEQAAIVGAVLREMAKSQHATRLP is encoded by the exons ATGAAGATTCTTTCAAGGCTCCAAG TTGTGAAGTTTCGATTTTTTCTTAAATGTGATAAAATCGACCCTTTATCCAAGAGGTTCtcatcatcattttcaaatGGGTCTTCTTTTTCGTCTTCTGAAACGGATTGGAATGGGAAAGTTAAACCCTTTATGGATGATGGTTGCCAAGAAAATGCAGCAAAAATTGATGGTATGAGAAAGACAGTGTATGATGTGTGTGGGGTTTTGGAAAATGGTTCATGGGGACCTGCTATTGAGGATGCACTCAACTCGTTCGATGAAATGTCTCAACCAGAAGTTATTGTTGGAGTGATGAAGAGGTTGAAGGATGTGAATGTTTCATTTCAGTATTTTAGGTGGGTGGAAGGGAAAACTGAACAAGGGAATTGTGCAGAAGTTTATAATGCATTTCTCATGGTTATGGCTCGGACTAGAAACTTGGAGTATTTGGAACAAATTCTTGAAGAAATGAGTGTGGCTGGATTTGGTATCTCCAATCATGTTTGTATAGAACTGGTTACTAGTTTTGTCAGATCGCATAAGCTAAAAGAAGCTTTTGGTGTTATTGAAACAATGAGGAAGTTCAAGTTTCGCCCTGCATTTTCGGCTTACACGACACTGATTGGTGCCCTCGCTGAGGCAAATATACCTGATCCTATGCTTACTCTCTTTCACCAAATGCAGGAAATAGGTTATGAAGCAAATGTGCATCTTTTTACAACGCTTGTTCGCGTGTTTGCCAGGGAGGGTCGCATAGATGCTGCTCTTTCCTTGTTGGAAGAGATGAAGAGCAACTCATTCACTGCTGACCTTGTCCTCTATAATGTATGTATTGACTGTTTTGGTAAAGTTGGTAAGGTGGATATGGCATGGAAATTCTTTCATGAGATGAAGGCACAAGGGCTGATTCCTGACGATGTCACATATACTACCTTGATCGGAGTTCTTTGCAAGGTTGGGAGATTGGATGAAGCTATTGAGCTGTTTGAAGAACTGGATCAAAACAGGAGTGTCCCCTGTGTCTATGCTTATAATACCATGATTATGGGTTATGGTTCAGCTGGGAAATTTGATGAAGCATACAGTTTGCTTGAGAGACAAAAGAGAAAAGGGTGTATACCTAGTGTCATTGCATATAATTGCATTCTAACCTGCTTAGGAAGAAAGGGTAAAATAGATGAAGCATTGAAGATCCTTGAAGAAATGAGACAAGATGCTGCACCCAATCTTACAACCTACAACATTTTAATTGACATGCTTTGTAAAGCAGGAGAACTTGAAGCTGCCCTGAAAGTTCAGGATACCATGAAAGAGGCCGGCTTATTCCCTAATATCATGACTGTAAATATAATGATTGATCGACTATGTAAAGCTCAAAAACTTGATGAAGCTTGCTCCATATTTTTAGGATTGGATCATAAAGTATGCACTCCTGACTCAAGAACATTTTGTTCACTTATTGATGGCTTGGGAAGACGTGGCAGGGTAGATGATGCTTATTGTCTTTATGAAAAGATGTTAGATTCTGATCAAATTCCAAATGTAGTAGTGTATACATCTCTAATTAAGAACTTTTTTAAGTGTGGTAGGAAGGAGGATGGTCACAAAATTTACAAAGAGATGGTGCATAGGGGTTGTTCTCCTGATCTGATGCTTCTTAATTCTTACATGGATTGTGTTTTCAAAGCTGGTGAAGTTGAGAAAGGTAGAGCTTTATTTGAAGAAATAAGGGCTCAAGGTTTAGTTCCTGATGTTCGAAGCTACTCAATTTTAATTCATGGTCTCGTGAAAGCAGGTTTTTCAAaagaaacatataaattattctACGAGATGAAGGAACAAGGACTACATTTGGATGTCCTTGCTTACAACACTGTAATCGACGGATTTTGCAAGTCTGGTAAGGTCGATAAAGCATACCAACTGCTGGAGGAAATGAAGACAAAGGGTCTACAACCTACAGTTGTAACATATGGTTCTGTTGTTGATGGACTAGCTAAAATTGATAGGCTTGACGAAGCATATATGTTATTTGAAGAAGCAAAATCAATAGGTGTTGATTTAAATGTAGTTATCTATAGTAGTCTTATTGATGGGTTTGGCAAGGTGGGAAGGATTGATGAAGCATACTTAATTTTGGAGGAGTTGATGCAGAAAGGTCTGACTCCAAACACGTACACATGGAATTGTTTACTTGATGCATTGGTGAAAGCTGAGGAAATTGATGAAGCTCAAGTTTGCTTTCAGAAcatgaaaaaccaaaaatgttCTCCAAATGGAATGACTTACAGCATTATGATAAATGGTCTTTGTATGATTAGAAAGTTTAATAAAGCCTTCGTATTTTGGCAAGAAATGCAGAAAAAAGGGTTAAAACCCAATACTTACACCTATACCACAATGATTGTGGGACTTTCAAGGGCCGGAAATGTTATGGAAGCACGAGGCCTATTTGATAGATTTAAGGCGAGTGGGGGAATACCTGATTCTGCTTGTTATAATGCCATGATAGAAGGATTAAGCTGTGCCAATAAAGCAATGGATGCATATACAGTTTTTGAAGAAACTCGATTAAGAGGATGCCGTGTAAATAGCAAAACATGTGTTGTTCTTTTAGATGCATTGCATAAGGCTGATTGCCTTGAGCAGGCAGCAATTGTTGGCGCTGTCTTAAGGGAAATGGCAAAGTCTCAACATGCTACAAGATTACCCTGA
- the LOC123923767 gene encoding receptor-like protein 9DC3 isoform X1, protein MRLFLLYFHILLFHFPSLSSSSSNLLCHPEDSYALLQFKSSFTIYKTRYACKEQPQKTATWKNGTSCCSWHGVTCDSVSGHVIGLNLGCESLQGNISPNHSTLFRLSHLQSLNLSYNDFSGTNFHSQFSGFKSLRHLDLSSSNFQGEIPPQISHLSKLTSLHLSKNDELIWKESTLKSLVQNATVLEDLFLDETNMSSINPNLLNLIFNQSSSLISLSLQRTRLHGNWKNNILCLPSIQELDMSINNLQGHLPNLSCSTSLRILDLSYCLFTGPIPLSFSNLTYLTSLSLIENILKGSIPSSLLTHPSLTILSLRDNLLISGQIPNVFLQSNRFQELDLSSNQIVGVLPTSLSNLQYLIKLDLSSNSLSGQIPNVFDGLTKLQELDLYYNRLEGQIPPSLFSLSQLDYLDCSHNKLKGLLPNKITGFQKLGSLVLNNNLLSGKFPSWCLSLPSLSLLDLSTNQFTGYISAFSSYSLWYLNLCNNKLQGNIPESIFNLANLTVLCLSSNNLSSVVNFQHFSKLQKLFSLSLSHNSQLSLNFESNVNYNFSILSKLELSSVGLIGFSKLSSGKFPRLRYLDLSNNKLFGSVPNWLLEIDSLQLLGLSHNLFTSMDEFSRNHWQNLYSLDLSFNLLAGDIFLSICNKSSLVLLNLAHNKLTGTIPQCLANLSFLVVLDLQMNKFYGTIPSNFSQDCHLRTLNLNGNLLEGDLPKSLLNCEQLEALNLGSNKIEDHFPYWIQTMQYLEVLVLRENKLYGPVANINIKDPFPSLSIFDISSNNFSGPLPKAYIQNFGYFMKNIIQFGEQSSQYIEKMEEGGMTYYDSVSMTMKGNNIVMVKISIAFANIDLSQNNFEGEIPNFIGELQALKGLNLSHNRLTGPIPQSIGNLSSMESLDLSSNILTGVIPAELTNLNSLEVLNLSYNHLIGDIPQGKQFNTFSNDSYEGNIGLCGFPLSKKCRIEQHSPPSASNFRSEEKFEFGWKPVAIGYGCGFVIGIGLGYVVFLIGKPRWLVMLFGGQPKRRVNRRRTGVRRTSGSTMNQMVPMS, encoded by the coding sequence ATGAGGTTGTTTCTTCtgtattttcatattttgcTCTTCCATTTCCCATCcttatcttcatcttcttctaatTTGTTATGTCATCCTGAAGATAGCTATGCCTTGCTTCAATTCAAGTCCTCCTTCACTATATATAAAACCAGGTATGCTTGTAAGGAACAACCTCAGAAAACAGCAACATGGAAAAATGGGACAAGTTGTTGCTCATGGCATGGTGTCACATGTGACAGTGTCTCTGGTCATGTGATTGGTCTCAACCTTGGCTGTGAAAGTCTTCAAGGTAATATTTCTCCTAATCACTCAACCCTTTTTCGTCTTTCTCACCTCCAATCACTCAACCTTTCTTACAATGATTTCTCTGGCACCAATTTTCATTCTCAGTTTAGTGGATTCAAAAGTCTTAGACATCTGGACTTGTCTTCAAGTAACTTTCAAGGTGAAATTCCTCCTCAAATCTCACACCTTTCCAAATTAACGTCACTTCATCTTTCTAAAAATGATGAGTTAATTTGGAAAGAATCTACTTTGAAAAGCCTTGTGCAAAATGCAACAGTTTTAGAAGATTTATTTTTGGATGAAACAAATATGTCTTCAATCAATCCAAACTTGTTGAATTTGATCTTCAATCAATCATCCTCTTTGATTAGTCTTAGTCTTCAAAGAACACGATTACATGGAAATTGGAAAAATAACATTCTTTGTTTACCAAGTATTCAAGAGTTAGATATGTCAATAAATAACCTTCAAGGCCACCTTCCAAATTTGAGTTGTAGCACTTCTCTTAGAATCTTGGATCTTTCATATTGTTTGTTCACAGGGCCAAttcctctttctttctctaACCTCACATATCTTACTTCCTTAAGTCTCATTGAGAACATCCTTAAGGGTTCGATCCCATCCTCACTTTTAACCCATCCAAGTCTAACTATTTTGTCTCTTAGAGATAATTTATTGATAAGTGGTCAAATTCCAAATGTATTTCTCCAATCAAACAGATTTCAAGAATTAGATTTGAGCAGTAACCAAATTGTAGGTGTGTTGCCAACATCACTTTCAAACCTTCAATATCTCATTAAGTTGGACCTTTCATCGAATTCACTTAGTGGTCAAATTCCAAATGTGTTTGACGGATTAACCAAATTACAAGAACTCGATCTATATTATAATAGATTAGAAGGACAAATCCCACCTTCATTGTTTAGCTTGTCTCAACTTGATTACTTAGATTGTTCTCATAATAAATTGAAGGGTCTTCTACCCAACAAAATAACAGGTTTCCAAAAATTAGGTTCATTAGTATTAAATAACAACTTACTAAGTGGAAAATTTCCTTCATGGTGTTTATCTTTACCATCTTTGAGTTTGTTGGATCTATCAACTAATCAATTTACAGGATATATAAGTGCATTTTCATCATATTCTTTGTGGTATCTAAACCTATGCAACAACAAACTACAAGGCAATATTccagaatctattttcaatctTGCGAACCTAACTGTACTATGTCTATCATCAAACAACTTGAGTAGTGTTGTCAATTTTCAACACTTCTCCAAACTTCAAAAATTGTTTTCACTGTCCCTTTCACACAATAGTCAATTATCACTAAACTTTGAATCCAATGTCAATTACAATTTCTCTATCTTATCAAAATTGGAATTGTCTTCTGTCGGTTTGAttggtttttcaaaattatcatCAGGAAAATTCCCTCGTTTGAGATATCTTGATTTGTCCAATAACAAACTTTTTGGAAGCGTGCCTAATTGGTTGCTTGAAATTGATTCATTACAATTGTTAGGGCTCTCTCATAACCTGTTCACATCAATGGACGAATTTTCAAGGAATCACTGGCAAAACCTATATAGCCTTGATCTTAGTTTTAACTTACTAGCTGGTGACATATTTTTGTCAATTTGCAATAAAAGTTCCCTTGTATTGCTCAATTTGGCACACAACAAATTGACAGGTACCATTCCACAATGTCTTGCTAATTTATCATTCCTTGTAGTTTTAGATCTACAAATGAACAAATTTTATGGCACTATACCAAGTAACTTTTCACAGGACTGCCACCTTCGTACTCTGAATCTAAATGGCAACCTATTAGAAGGCGATTTGCCTAAATCTTTGTTGAACTGTGAGCAGCTAGAGGCTTTAAATCTTGGTAGCAACAAAATAGAAGACCATTTTCCATATTGGATTCAAACAATGCAATATTTGGAAGTATTGGTTTTGCGAGAGAATAAGTTGTATGGTCCCGTTGCTAATATAAATATCAAGGATCCGTTTCCTAGTTTAAGTATTTTTGATATTTCAAGCAATAACTTCAGTGGCCCTTTACCAAAAGCCTACATACAAAATTTTGGatatttcatgaaaaatattattcaatttGGAGAACAAAGCTCGCAATACATCGAAAAGATGGAAGAAGGTGGCATGACATACTATGATTCTGTGAGTATGACAATGAAAGGAAACAACATTGTGATGGTGAAAATTTCAATAGCCTTTGCGAAcattgatctatctcaaaacaATTTTGAAGGAGAGATTCCAAATTTTATTGGAGAGCTTCAGGCACTCAAAGGGCTTAACCTTTCCCATAACAGACTCACCGGTCCTATCCCTCAATCCATAGGAAACTTGTCAAGCATGGAGTCATTGGATCTTTCCTCAAATATACTCACCGGAGTGATTCCTGCAGAGTTAACCAATCTGAACAGTCTTGAAGTCTTGAATCTTTCCTATAACCATCTAATTGGAGACATACCTCAAGGTAAGCAGTTCAATACATTTTCAAATGATTCCTATGAAGGAAACATAGGATTATGTGGATTTCCCTTGTCAAAGAAATGTAGAATTGAACAACATTCTCCACCTTCAGCCAGCAACTTTAGGAGCGAAGAGAAATTTGAATTTGGATGGAAACCAGTGGCAATTGGATATGGATGTGGATTTGTGATTGGAATAGGCCTTGGTTATGTTGTGTTTTTAATTGGAAAGCCAAGATGGCTTGTGATGTTATTTGGTGGTCAGCCTAAGAGAAGAGTGAACAGGAGGAGGACTGGAGTGAGGAGGACTAGTGGTTCAACCATGAACCAGATGGTGCCAATGTCCTAG
- the LOC123923767 gene encoding receptor like protein 28-like isoform X2: MSSINPNLLNLIFNQSSSLISLSLQRTRLHGNWKNNILCLPSIQELDMSINNLQGHLPNLSCSTSLRILDLSYCLFTGPIPLSFSNLTYLTSLSLIENILKGSIPSSLLTHPSLTILSLRDNLLISGQIPNVFLQSNRFQELDLSSNQIVGVLPTSLSNLQYLIKLDLSSNSLSGQIPNVFDGLTKLQELDLYYNRLEGQIPPSLFSLSQLDYLDCSHNKLKGLLPNKITGFQKLGSLVLNNNLLSGKFPSWCLSLPSLSLLDLSTNQFTGYISAFSSYSLWYLNLCNNKLQGNIPESIFNLANLTVLCLSSNNLSSVVNFQHFSKLQKLFSLSLSHNSQLSLNFESNVNYNFSILSKLELSSVGLIGFSKLSSGKFPRLRYLDLSNNKLFGSVPNWLLEIDSLQLLGLSHNLFTSMDEFSRNHWQNLYSLDLSFNLLAGDIFLSICNKSSLVLLNLAHNKLTGTIPQCLANLSFLVVLDLQMNKFYGTIPSNFSQDCHLRTLNLNGNLLEGDLPKSLLNCEQLEALNLGSNKIEDHFPYWIQTMQYLEVLVLRENKLYGPVANINIKDPFPSLSIFDISSNNFSGPLPKAYIQNFGYFMKNIIQFGEQSSQYIEKMEEGGMTYYDSVSMTMKGNNIVMVKISIAFANIDLSQNNFEGEIPNFIGELQALKGLNLSHNRLTGPIPQSIGNLSSMESLDLSSNILTGVIPAELTNLNSLEVLNLSYNHLIGDIPQGKQFNTFSNDSYEGNIGLCGFPLSKKCRIEQHSPPSASNFRSEEKFEFGWKPVAIGYGCGFVIGIGLGYVVFLIGKPRWLVMLFGGQPKRRVNRRRTGVRRTSGSTMNQMVPMS, encoded by the coding sequence ATGTCTTCAATCAATCCAAACTTGTTGAATTTGATCTTCAATCAATCATCCTCTTTGATTAGTCTTAGTCTTCAAAGAACACGATTACATGGAAATTGGAAAAATAACATTCTTTGTTTACCAAGTATTCAAGAGTTAGATATGTCAATAAATAACCTTCAAGGCCACCTTCCAAATTTGAGTTGTAGCACTTCTCTTAGAATCTTGGATCTTTCATATTGTTTGTTCACAGGGCCAAttcctctttctttctctaACCTCACATATCTTACTTCCTTAAGTCTCATTGAGAACATCCTTAAGGGTTCGATCCCATCCTCACTTTTAACCCATCCAAGTCTAACTATTTTGTCTCTTAGAGATAATTTATTGATAAGTGGTCAAATTCCAAATGTATTTCTCCAATCAAACAGATTTCAAGAATTAGATTTGAGCAGTAACCAAATTGTAGGTGTGTTGCCAACATCACTTTCAAACCTTCAATATCTCATTAAGTTGGACCTTTCATCGAATTCACTTAGTGGTCAAATTCCAAATGTGTTTGACGGATTAACCAAATTACAAGAACTCGATCTATATTATAATAGATTAGAAGGACAAATCCCACCTTCATTGTTTAGCTTGTCTCAACTTGATTACTTAGATTGTTCTCATAATAAATTGAAGGGTCTTCTACCCAACAAAATAACAGGTTTCCAAAAATTAGGTTCATTAGTATTAAATAACAACTTACTAAGTGGAAAATTTCCTTCATGGTGTTTATCTTTACCATCTTTGAGTTTGTTGGATCTATCAACTAATCAATTTACAGGATATATAAGTGCATTTTCATCATATTCTTTGTGGTATCTAAACCTATGCAACAACAAACTACAAGGCAATATTccagaatctattttcaatctTGCGAACCTAACTGTACTATGTCTATCATCAAACAACTTGAGTAGTGTTGTCAATTTTCAACACTTCTCCAAACTTCAAAAATTGTTTTCACTGTCCCTTTCACACAATAGTCAATTATCACTAAACTTTGAATCCAATGTCAATTACAATTTCTCTATCTTATCAAAATTGGAATTGTCTTCTGTCGGTTTGAttggtttttcaaaattatcatCAGGAAAATTCCCTCGTTTGAGATATCTTGATTTGTCCAATAACAAACTTTTTGGAAGCGTGCCTAATTGGTTGCTTGAAATTGATTCATTACAATTGTTAGGGCTCTCTCATAACCTGTTCACATCAATGGACGAATTTTCAAGGAATCACTGGCAAAACCTATATAGCCTTGATCTTAGTTTTAACTTACTAGCTGGTGACATATTTTTGTCAATTTGCAATAAAAGTTCCCTTGTATTGCTCAATTTGGCACACAACAAATTGACAGGTACCATTCCACAATGTCTTGCTAATTTATCATTCCTTGTAGTTTTAGATCTACAAATGAACAAATTTTATGGCACTATACCAAGTAACTTTTCACAGGACTGCCACCTTCGTACTCTGAATCTAAATGGCAACCTATTAGAAGGCGATTTGCCTAAATCTTTGTTGAACTGTGAGCAGCTAGAGGCTTTAAATCTTGGTAGCAACAAAATAGAAGACCATTTTCCATATTGGATTCAAACAATGCAATATTTGGAAGTATTGGTTTTGCGAGAGAATAAGTTGTATGGTCCCGTTGCTAATATAAATATCAAGGATCCGTTTCCTAGTTTAAGTATTTTTGATATTTCAAGCAATAACTTCAGTGGCCCTTTACCAAAAGCCTACATACAAAATTTTGGatatttcatgaaaaatattattcaatttGGAGAACAAAGCTCGCAATACATCGAAAAGATGGAAGAAGGTGGCATGACATACTATGATTCTGTGAGTATGACAATGAAAGGAAACAACATTGTGATGGTGAAAATTTCAATAGCCTTTGCGAAcattgatctatctcaaaacaATTTTGAAGGAGAGATTCCAAATTTTATTGGAGAGCTTCAGGCACTCAAAGGGCTTAACCTTTCCCATAACAGACTCACCGGTCCTATCCCTCAATCCATAGGAAACTTGTCAAGCATGGAGTCATTGGATCTTTCCTCAAATATACTCACCGGAGTGATTCCTGCAGAGTTAACCAATCTGAACAGTCTTGAAGTCTTGAATCTTTCCTATAACCATCTAATTGGAGACATACCTCAAGGTAAGCAGTTCAATACATTTTCAAATGATTCCTATGAAGGAAACATAGGATTATGTGGATTTCCCTTGTCAAAGAAATGTAGAATTGAACAACATTCTCCACCTTCAGCCAGCAACTTTAGGAGCGAAGAGAAATTTGAATTTGGATGGAAACCAGTGGCAATTGGATATGGATGTGGATTTGTGATTGGAATAGGCCTTGGTTATGTTGTGTTTTTAATTGGAAAGCCAAGATGGCTTGTGATGTTATTTGGTGGTCAGCCTAAGAGAAGAGTGAACAGGAGGAGGACTGGAGTGAGGAGGACTAGTGGTTCAACCATGAACCAGATGGTGCCAATGTCCTAG